A section of the Archocentrus centrarchus isolate MPI-CPG fArcCen1 chromosome 20, fArcCen1, whole genome shotgun sequence genome encodes:
- the rmc1 gene encoding regulator of MON1-CCZ1 complex, whose protein sequence is MAEEHYLELSENPVQFEHASSVNNVFFDEANKQVFAVRSGGATGVVVKGPDDKSSVAFRMDDKGEVKCIKFSIGNKILAVQRTSKSVDLINFIPDYPHTEFSQECKTKNANILGFCWTNWNEIVFITDQGIEFYQVFPDKRSLKLLKSQSINVNWYQYCPETSVILLSTTVQGNVLQPFAFRNGTMSKMSKFEIELPVVPKPAKLSLSERDIAMATIYGQLYVMYLKHHSRTANSPSAEVVLYHLSREGSCKKSHVLKLNTTGKFALNIVDNLVVVHHQSSQTSLIFDIKLKEPDCTLNIHQPVLPARSIHPYRIPLSGPAVVPSQPPVPCQLYSSSWSVFQPDIIISASEGYLWYLQVKLAPTVNLLQDKGKLMDFLLRRRDCKMVILSVCSQILEAGEKGSLPVVATVFDKLNQVYKDYLEAEQSYTQAMESGPSRGSAAQKRPVRTQAVIDQSDMYTHVLSAFTERKGVSHKFIIAVLMEYIRSLNQYQITVQHYLYELVIKTLVQHNLFYMLHQFLQYHVLSDSKPLACLLLSLESTYPPAHQLSLDMLKRLSTANDEIVEVLLSKQQVLGALRFIRSVGGHDNVSARKFLDAARQTGDQMLFYTVFRSFQQRNQRLRGSPAFNPGEHCEEHVAHFKQLFGEQALMKPSTV, encoded by the exons ATGGCCGAGGAGCATTACTTGGAGCTGAGCGAGAACCCCGTGCAGTTTGAGCACGCGTCGAGCGTCAACAACGTCTTCTTCGACGAGGCCAACAAGCAG GTGTTCGCCGTGCGGTCAGGCGGAGCCACCGGCGTGGTGGTTAAAGGCCCCGACGACAAGAGCAGCGTGGCCTTCAG GATGGACGATAAAGGAGAAGTGAAGTGCATCAAGTTCTCCATTGGAAACAAGATCCTGGCTGTACAGAGAACCTCCAAGTCTGTG gattTAATCAACTTCATCCCCGACTACCCGCACACAGAGTTCAGTCAGGAGTGTAAG ACGAAGAACGCCAACATTTTGGGGTTCTGTTGGACCAACTGGAACGAGATCGTCTTCATAACCGACCAGGGAATCGAGTTCTACCAG GTGTTTCCAGACAAGCGCagtctgaagctgctgaagagCCAGAGCATCAACGTGAACTGGTACCAGTACTGCCCGGAGACCTCCGTCATCCTGCTGTCCACCACCGTGCAGGGGAACGTCCTGCAGCCCTTCGCCTTCAGG AACGGGACCATGTCCAAGATGTCCAAGTTTGAGATCGAGCTGCCGGTCGTCCCCAAACCCGCCAAACTCAGCCTGTCTGAGAGGGACATCGCCATGGCAACCAT ttacGGTCAGCTGTACGTGATGTACCTGAAGCATCACTCGAGAACAGCCAACAGTCCCAGTGCAGAGGTGGTGCTGTACCACCTGTCCAG GGAGGGCTCCTGTAAGAAGAGCCATGTGTTGAAGCTGAACACGACGGGCAAGTTTGCTCTGAACATCGTGGACAACCTGGTGGTGGTCCATCACCAGAGCTCGCAG ACGTCGCTGATCTTCgacatcaagctgaaggagccCGACTGCACCCTGAACATACACCAGCCCGTCCTGCCTGCCAGGTCCATCCACCCCTACAGGATCCCACTGTCAG GCCCGGCAGTCGTTCCCTCCCAGCCTCCAGTGCCGTGTCAGCTCT ACTCTTCGTCCTGGAGCGTCTTCCAGCCAGACATCATCATCAGTGCCAGCGAAG GTTACCTGTGGTACCTGCAGGTGAAGCTGGCGCCAACAGTCAACCTGCTGCAGGACAAAGGCAAACTGATGGACTTCCTGTTACGGCGCAGAGACTGCAAGATGGTCATCCTGTCGGTCTGCTCGCAGA ttcTGGAGGCCGGTGAGAAGGGGAGCCTTCCTGTTGTGGCGACCGTGTTCGACAAACTGAACCAGGTGTACAAAGATTACCTGGAGGCGGAGCAGAGCTACACCCAG GCGATGGAGTCCGGGCCGAGCCGGGGCAGCGCCGCCCAGAAGCGCCCGGTCAGAACTCAGGCCGTCATCGACCAGTcggacatgtacacacacgtcCTGTCTGCATTCACAGAGAGGAag GGCGTCTCCCACAAGTTCATCATCGCGGTGCTGATGGAGTACATCCGCTCTCTGAACCAGTACCAGATCACAGTGCAG CATTACCTGTACGAGCTGGTGATCAAGACGCTGGTGCAGCACAACCTGTTCTACATGCTGCACCAGTTCCTGCAGTACCACGTCCTCAGCGACTCCAAACCGCTG GCGTGTTTGCTTCTGTCTCTGGAGAGCACGTATCCACCTGCACACCAGCTGTCCCTGGACATGCTGAAG cGTCTGTCCACGGCCAATGACGAGATCGTGGAGGTTCTGCTGTCGAAGCAGCAGGTTCTGGGCGCGCTCAGATTCATCCGCAGCGTCG GCGGCCATGACAACGTGTCAGCGCGGAAGTTCCTGGATGCTGCGCGGCAGACCGGAGACCAGATGCTGTTCTACACCGTGTTCAGGTCGTTCCAGCAGAGGAACCAGCGGCTCAGAGGAAGCCCCGCCTTCAACCCCG
- the riok3 gene encoding serine/threonine-protein kinase RIO3, producing the protein MDQSGVTAQTPKSPWGSVAPAAPACSLSEVMSEQLAKQLDEEDDAFPALSDPPAELLLADEAPDTTSDLMLAQMLQMQFDREFDDQLRREEKKFNGDSKVSISFENYRMVHPYEDSDSSEDEVDWQDTRHDPYRAEKPQTTPRKGFTGKGKNITTKHDEVTCGRKNTARMDNFAPEVHVGDGLGMDLKLSNQVFNSLKQHCYSEQRRSARLHEKKEHSTAEQAVDPRTRLLMYKMVNAGVLENINGCISTGKESVVFHADGGSLEEQPVPGEVVLKVFKTTLNEFKNRDRYIKDDYRFKERFSKLNPRKIIRLWAEKEMHNLARMKKAEIPCPEVVLLKKHILVMSFIGKDHVPAPKLKDAVLSSEDVKNAYNQVLHMMQQLYQECNLVHADLSEYNMLWHEGKVWLIDVSQSVEPTHPHGLEFLFRDCRNVSTFFQKRGVSEAMSTYDLFNAVTGLNIPVGAEDEAEFMAEIVVLEKRNEDHVQKRGKKTFPVTSEDGGPPLEPDADD; encoded by the exons ATGGATCAATCAGGAGTCACAGCTCAGACACCGAAG AGCCCGTGGGGTTCGGTGGCCCCGGCAGCTCCGGCCTGCTCGCTCTCCGAGGTGATGAGCGAACAGCTGGCGAAGCAGCTGGACGAGGAGGACGACGCCTTCCCGGCGCTCTCAGA CCCTCcggctgagctgctgctggccGACGAAGCTCCCGACACCACCAGCGACCTGATGCTCGCCCAGATGCTGCAGATGCAGTTTGACCGCGAGTTCGATGACCAGCTGCGCCGCGAGGAGAAGAAGTTCAATGGGGACAGCAAAG TGTCCATCTCCTTTGAGAACTACCGCATGGTCCATCCGTACGAGGACAGCGACAGCTCCGAGGACGAGGTCGACTGGCAGGACACGAGACACGACCCCTACAGAGCCG AAAAGCCTCAGACCACGCCCAGGAAAGGCTTCACGGGGAAGGGGAAGAACATCACCACCAAACACGATGAGGTGACCTGTGGCCGTAAGAACACGGCGCGCATGGACAAC TTTGCTCCGGAGGTGCACGTCGGTGACGGCCTGGGGATGGACCTGAAGTTGTCCAATCAGGTGTTTAACTCCCTGAAGCAGCACTGCTACAGCGAGCAGAGACGCAGCGCCAGGCTGCACGAGAAGAAGGAGCACTCCACCGCC gAGCAAGCCGTGGACCCTCGCACTCGTCTGCTGATGTACAAGATGGTGAACGCCGGCGTGCTGGAAAACATCAACGGCTGCATCAGCACCGGGAAGGAGTCTGTCGTCTTCCACGCTGACGGAGGGAG cctgGAGGAGCAGCCCGTCCCGGGCGAGGTGGTGCTGAAGGTGTTTAAAACGACGCTGAACGAGTTCAAGAACAGAGACCGCTACATCAAGGACGATTACCGCTTCAAGGAGCGCTTCAGCAAACTGAACCCGCGCAAGATCATCAGGCTGTGGGCCGAGAAGGAGATGCACAACCTGGCCAG GATGAAGAAGGCCGAGATTCCCTGCCCCGAGGTGGTGCTGCTGAAGAAGCACATCCTGGTGATGTCATTCATCGGTAAAGACCACGTCCCCGCCCCCAAACTCAAGGACGCCGTGCTGAGCTCAGAGGACGTGAAGAACGCCTACAACCAGGTCCTACAC ATGATGCAGCAGTTATATCAGGAGTGTAATCTGGTCCACGCCGACCTCAGCGAATACAACATGCTGTGGCACGAGGGGAAG GTGTGGCTGATCGATGTGAGTCAGTCCGTGGAGCCCACCCACCCTCACGGTCTGGAGTTCCTCTTCAGGGACTGCAGGAACGTCTCCACG TTCTTCCAGAAGAGAGGGGTGAGCGAGGCGATGAGCACCTACGACCTTTTCAACGCCGTCACCGGCCTGAACATCCCAGTGGGCGCCGAGGACGAGGCAGAGTTCATGGCGGAG ATCGTGGTgttggagaagaggaatgaagatCACGTCCAAAAACGAGGCAAGAAAACCTTCCCGGTGACCTCGGAGGACGGCGGCCCCCCTTTAGAACCCGACGCCGACGACTAA
- the LOC115799250 gene encoding clavesin-1-like, with protein MMSHLHAGLSSETTEKARLELNENPDTLHQDIQQVRDMIVTRPDIGFLRTDDDFILRFLRARKFDQVETFRLLAQYFQFRQQNLDMFQSFKVDDPGIKRALMDGFPGVLETPDQHGRKILILFASNWDQSRNSFTDILRAILLSLEVLIENPELQINGFILIIDWSNFSFKQASKLTPNILKLAIEGLQDSFPARFGGIHFVNQPWYIHAMYTIIKPFLKDKTRKRIFLHGNNLNSLHQLIHPECLPSEFGGTLPPYDMGIWARTLLGPDYNDETEYTLTYDALHVRENCGGGGGDKDMMKRSQSAVEPGTLRQTDRETSTPLLALD; from the exons ATGATGTCTCACCTACACGCCGGCCTGAGCTCAGAGACGACGGAGAAAGCTCGGCTCGAGCTGAACGAGAACCCGGACACGCTGCACCAGGACATCCAGCAG GTTCGAGACATGATCGTGACCAGGCCCGACATCGGTTTCCTGCGAACGGACGACGACTTCATCCTTCGCTTCCTCCGAGCCAGGAAGTTCGACCAGGTGGAAACCTTCAGACTGCTGGCCCAGTACTTCCAGTTCAGACAGCAGAACCTCGACATGTTCCAGAGCTTCAAG GTGGATGATCCGGGCATTAAGCGAGCGTTGATGGACGGGTTCCCGGGCGTGCTGGAGACTCCGGACCAGCATGGGCGGAAAATCCTCATCCTGTTTGCTTCCAACTGGGACCAGagcag GAACTCCTTCACGGACATCCTGCGGGCGATCCTTCTCTCTCTGGAGGTTCTGATAGAAAATCCGGAGCTCCAGATCAACGGCTTCATCCTCATCATCGACTGGAGCAACTTCTCCTTCAAACAGGCCTCCAAGCTCACGCCCAACATCCTCAAACTGGCCATAGAAGGCCTTCAG GACAGTTTCCCTGCTCGGTTTGGAGGAATCCACTTTGTGAATCAGCCCTGGTACATTCACGCCATGTACACCATCATCAAGCCGTTCCTCAAAGACAAGACCaggaaaagg ATCTTCCTCCACGGTAACAACCTGAACTcgctccaccagctcatccatcCCGAGTGTTTGCCGTCCGAGTTTGGTGGGACGCTGCCGCCGTACGATATGGGCATCTGGGCGCGAACGCTGCTGGGACCCGACTACAACGACGAGACCGAGTACACGCTCACCTACGATGCCCTGCATGTCAGGGAGAactgtggaggaggaggaggagacaaaGACATGATGAAGAG GTCTCAGTCGGCGGTGGAACCAGGAACCCTGCGACAGACGGACAGAGAGACCAGCACGCCGCTACTGGCCCTGgattga